The following are encoded together in the Bradyrhizobium sp. CCGUVB1N3 genome:
- a CDS encoding helix-turn-helix domain-containing protein, giving the protein MSEITTPEGANSQLGQCLKAARQARGLTLKQVAERTGMALSTLSKVENGLMSLTYDKLLQLTSGMKMEIAELFNPATPARPAHDRPVTARRSLSRAGQGQVINTKFYTYTYQCTDLIGKRMVPILAEVRARSLEEFGPLLRHAGEEYFLVTSGRVAVHTEFYAPEILGEGDGIYLDSTMGHAYLNAGDAPAAKGVCLCTSEAPDLYDQLRQIASRDVPPLDDDLPPL; this is encoded by the coding sequence ATGAGCGAGATCACGACGCCCGAAGGTGCCAATTCCCAGCTCGGCCAGTGCCTTAAGGCCGCCCGCCAGGCGCGCGGCCTGACGCTCAAGCAGGTGGCGGAGCGGACGGGCATGGCGCTCTCGACCCTGTCCAAGGTCGAGAACGGGCTGATGTCGCTGACCTACGACAAGCTGTTGCAGCTCACCTCGGGCATGAAGATGGAAATCGCCGAGCTGTTCAACCCGGCGACTCCGGCGCGCCCCGCGCACGACCGGCCGGTCACCGCCCGGCGCAGCCTCAGTCGGGCCGGGCAGGGGCAGGTGATCAACACGAAGTTCTACACCTACACCTACCAATGCACCGACCTGATCGGCAAACGCATGGTGCCGATCCTGGCCGAGGTCCGCGCGCGCTCGCTGGAAGAGTTCGGCCCGCTGCTGCGCCATGCCGGCGAGGAGTATTTTCTGGTGACGAGCGGCCGCGTCGCTGTCCACACCGAGTTCTACGCGCCGGAGATCCTGGGCGAGGGCGACGGCATCTACCTCGACAGCACCATGGGTCACGCCTACCTCAACGCCGGCGATGCGCCTGCCGCCAAGGGCGTCTGTCTCTGCACCAGCGAAGCGCCTGACCTTTACGACCAGCTCCGCCAGATCGCATCCCGCGACGTGCCGCCGCTCGACGACGACCTGCCGCCGCTTTAG
- a CDS encoding ribonuclease E/G, whose translation MPNKMLIDATHPEETRVVVVRGNRVEEFDFETAQRKQLRGNIYLAKVTRVEPSLQAAFVEYGGNRHGFLAFSEIHPDYYQIPVADRQALIEAEEQAHREAEEENENRSHNRRRSRHRNARRRGHGDRVRSDIVEGLDAGADPAALPVEGEALPEHAEGASHEGEHLHADAGHHSAHDDHDHDEHDHDEHAHDDHHHGHDDDHDHDDHGHDGEHDHHDHDHDHETPAPVAALDAESVTTTEAVAWPQEAAASEAQAEALADAVTAAAEPADAVYAAGESVEAQHAEAAEAADEDDDDEDGEEAEEEVVESVGGDDVLEEVPERTFRPRRQYKIQEVIKRRQVMLVQVVKEERGNKGAALTTYLSLAGRYAVLMPNTARGGGISRKITSAQDRSRLKEVVQDLDVPEGMGIILRTAGASRTKPEIKRDFEYLIRMWETVRDLTLKSQAPTLVYEEGSLIKRSLRDLYNKEIDEIQVAGEGGYREARDFMKMLMPANVSAVKQYRDGQPLFSRMGVESQLDAMFSPTVQLRSGGYVVINQTEALVSIDVNSGRSTREHHIEDTALKTNLEAAEEVARQLRLRDLAGLIVIDFIDMDEKRNNRAVERKLSDCLRQDRARIQVGRISHFGLLEMSRQRIRASVLESSTDPCPHCGGTGHVRSVSSVALQLLRGLEEILMKGATHNLVVRTRTDVALYVLNHKRGHLRDLENSFKVTLSVIADPSVSGPQAYVIDRGEQVHTLEAAKALLAAQAAASPPPVVEEAYDDEDGFDLETESEVETDETEGLTEEQAAGDAAPEQDGQRRRRRRRRRGRGGQREGELREDAAPTVPEPALATGESDEEADAEQEGEETEEQLDQARGDQGGGERRRRRGRRGGRRRRGGGEEGLAGSISDELSANPPPEATEAVADFDGFTPETPSIAQTEATVQPAAPQPEEPADAAPAPAQSEAAATDESTSDSDKAARRRSTVREKVSFFSSQPEPAAEAAQVPTEVTPPAPAAEPAPEAVVETPAPQPRRAGWWSRRFGGGE comes from the coding sequence ATGCCCAACAAGATGTTGATCGATGCCACCCACCCGGAAGAGACCCGGGTCGTCGTGGTCCGCGGCAATCGCGTCGAAGAGTTTGATTTCGAGACCGCGCAACGCAAGCAACTGCGCGGCAATATCTACCTCGCCAAGGTCACACGGGTCGAACCGTCCCTCCAGGCCGCCTTCGTCGAATATGGCGGCAACCGCCACGGCTTCCTCGCCTTCAGCGAAATCCATCCCGACTACTACCAGATCCCGGTTGCCGATCGGCAGGCGCTGATCGAGGCCGAGGAGCAGGCTCATCGCGAGGCCGAGGAGGAGAACGAGAATCGTTCCCACAACCGCCGCCGCTCGCGCCACCGCAACGCCCGCCGCCGCGGTCACGGAGATCGCGTCCGCAGCGACATCGTTGAAGGCCTCGATGCCGGTGCCGATCCCGCCGCCCTGCCGGTCGAGGGCGAGGCGCTGCCGGAGCACGCCGAGGGCGCTTCGCACGAGGGCGAGCATCTGCACGCCGACGCTGGGCATCACAGCGCGCACGACGACCATGATCATGATGAACATGATCACGACGAACACGCGCACGACGACCATCATCATGGCCATGATGACGATCATGATCATGATGACCATGGTCATGACGGCGAGCACGATCATCACGACCATGATCATGACCACGAGACGCCCGCTCCTGTCGCAGCCCTTGACGCCGAGTCCGTAACCACGACCGAGGCGGTCGCCTGGCCGCAGGAGGCCGCCGCCTCCGAAGCGCAGGCCGAGGCCCTGGCGGACGCCGTGACGGCCGCCGCTGAACCGGCCGATGCGGTGTACGCCGCTGGCGAGAGCGTCGAGGCCCAGCATGCCGAGGCCGCGGAAGCAGCCGATGAAGACGACGATGACGAGGACGGTGAAGAGGCCGAGGAAGAAGTCGTCGAGTCCGTCGGCGGCGACGACGTGCTGGAGGAAGTGCCGGAGCGCACCTTCCGCCCGCGCCGCCAGTACAAGATCCAGGAAGTCATCAAGCGCCGCCAGGTGATGCTGGTGCAGGTGGTCAAGGAAGAGCGCGGCAACAAGGGCGCCGCGTTGACGACCTATCTGTCGCTCGCGGGCCGCTATGCCGTCTTGATGCCGAACACCGCGCGCGGCGGCGGCATCAGCCGGAAGATCACCAGCGCCCAGGATCGTTCGCGCCTGAAGGAAGTGGTGCAGGATCTCGACGTGCCCGAGGGCATGGGCATCATCCTGCGCACGGCCGGCGCCTCCCGCACCAAGCCCGAGATCAAGCGCGATTTCGAATACCTCATCCGGATGTGGGAGACGGTGCGCGACCTGACGCTGAAGTCGCAGGCGCCGACCCTCGTCTACGAGGAAGGCTCGCTGATCAAGCGCTCGCTGCGCGACCTCTACAACAAGGAGATCGACGAAATCCAGGTTGCGGGCGAAGGCGGCTACCGCGAAGCGCGCGACTTCATGAAGATGCTGATGCCGGCCAATGTCAGTGCGGTAAAGCAGTATCGCGACGGCCAGCCGCTGTTCTCGCGCATGGGCGTCGAGAGCCAGCTCGATGCGATGTTCTCGCCGACCGTGCAGTTGCGCTCCGGCGGCTATGTCGTGATCAACCAGACCGAGGCGCTGGTCTCGATCGACGTCAACTCCGGCCGCTCGACGCGCGAGCACCATATCGAGGACACCGCGCTCAAGACCAATCTTGAAGCGGCCGAAGAGGTCGCCCGCCAGCTTCGCCTGCGCGACCTCGCCGGCCTGATCGTCATCGACTTCATCGACATGGACGAGAAGCGCAACAACCGTGCGGTTGAACGCAAGCTGTCCGATTGCCTCCGGCAGGACCGCGCGCGCATCCAGGTCGGGCGCATCTCGCATTTCGGCCTTCTGGAGATGTCGCGCCAGCGCATCCGCGCCAGCGTGCTCGAGAGCTCGACCGATCCCTGCCCGCATTGCGGCGGCACCGGCCACGTGCGCTCGGTTTCGTCCGTCGCACTCCAGCTCCTGCGCGGACTCGAAGAGATCCTGATGAAGGGCGCGACCCACAATCTTGTGGTCCGCACCCGCACCGACGTCGCGCTCTATGTGCTGAACCACAAGCGCGGCCATCTGCGTGACCTCGAGAACAGCTTCAAGGTCACGCTGTCGGTCATCGCGGACCCGTCCGTCAGCGGGCCGCAGGCCTATGTCATCGACCGCGGCGAGCAGGTGCATACGCTGGAAGCCGCCAAGGCGCTGCTCGCGGCGCAGGCCGCGGCAAGCCCGCCGCCCGTGGTTGAAGAGGCTTATGACGACGAGGACGGTTTCGATCTCGAGACCGAATCCGAGGTCGAGACCGACGAGACCGAGGGTCTCACTGAGGAACAGGCCGCAGGCGATGCGGCGCCCGAGCAGGACGGCCAGCGCCGTCGGCGCCGTCGGCGTCGTCGCGGCCGCGGTGGCCAGCGCGAGGGCGAGCTTCGCGAGGACGCCGCGCCGACCGTTCCCGAGCCGGCCTTGGCTACAGGCGAGTCCGACGAGGAAGCCGACGCGGAGCAGGAAGGCGAAGAGACCGAGGAGCAGCTCGACCAGGCCCGCGGAGACCAGGGCGGCGGCGAGCGCCGTCGCCGGCGCGGACGTCGCGGCGGGCGCCGCCGGCGTGGCGGTGGCGAAGAAGGTCTCGCCGGTTCGATCAGCGACGAGCTGAGCGCCAATCCGCCGCCTGAGGCGACGGAGGCGGTCGCCGATTTCGACGGCTTCACGCCGGAGACTCCGTCGATCGCGCAGACCGAAGCGACCGTTCAACCCGCAGCGCCTCAGCCTGAGGAACCGGCCGACGCAGCACCTGCCCCGGCTCAATCCGAGGCTGCCGCCACTGATGAGTCCACGTCGGACAGCGACAAGGCCGCGCGGCGTCGTTCGACCGTGCGTGAAAAAGTGAGCTTCTTCAGCAGCCAGCCCGAGCCCGCTGCCGAGGCCGCGCAAGTGCCGACCGAGGTTACGCCGCCCGCTCCCGCGGCCGAGCCGGCACCGGAGGCCGTAGTCGAAACACCGGCGCCGCAGCCGCGCCGCGCCGGCTGGTGGTCTCGCCGCTTCGGCGGCGGCGAATAG
- a CDS encoding tetratricopeptide repeat protein produces the protein MGKAAVDRILLQAVEHYEAGRPDQAGLLCGEVLKAHPDHVPALHLSAVVAFVTDRASDGASLLGRVFSLDPDHAPALVTLGDALAVKGERDGAVAAFRRALLRRPRDAALYNKLGVALAELSRFEDAEGAYQRAIEIDPHLTRAHFNLAVALAGQGRLAEAEDAYRETILRDPAHRGAWLNLGNVLADQKKLDEAVMAYRRALEADPEDPGLLCNLGAALYRKGELDEAIVHYRRATALDPDNLPALRLLGLVLHEAGHLHQAAATYQRTIARDPADHVIVSNLGACLCELGLFDEAIAACERALELNADHAPAHTNLGIIFEKQGRVEAAVAAHRRAVAADPAYAKGHANLAVALRNAGEIDEALAASHQAIALDPEQPLAQYNHAHFLLMNGDFASGLEAYQWRRRCKTLSDGDPTFSEPEWQGEPLDGRVLLLFAEYGLGDALQFVRYLPMVAAQGGTIILQVQPALVSLLRTMEGVTVIARGEPLPPFDVQLPLMSLPRVFGTTLDTIPADVPYLHPDPARLSRWRAALDGVSALKVGVVWAGNPRHKGDAQRSLPAEDVLPHLITPDVQLYSLQKEPREADVPVLAALGTDIIDLAPALGDFADTAAAVAALDLVIAVDTSVAHLAGALGRPVWMLLPYALDWRWLRDREDSPWYPTMRLFRQRRPREWDDPLMRMSAALAVLAAKRAG, from the coding sequence GTGGGCAAGGCGGCGGTCGATCGGATTCTGTTGCAGGCGGTGGAGCATTACGAGGCGGGGCGGCCGGATCAGGCTGGCCTGTTGTGCGGCGAAGTCCTGAAGGCGCATCCCGACCATGTGCCGGCGCTGCATCTGTCCGCCGTGGTCGCTTTCGTAACGGACCGAGCGAGCGACGGGGCAAGCCTGCTGGGCCGCGTGTTCAGCCTCGATCCCGACCACGCGCCGGCCCTCGTCACGCTGGGCGATGCGCTTGCCGTGAAGGGCGAGCGGGACGGCGCGGTGGCGGCGTTTCGGCGCGCGCTGCTGCGGCGGCCACGCGATGCGGCTCTCTACAACAAGCTCGGCGTGGCGCTGGCCGAGCTGTCGCGCTTCGAGGACGCGGAAGGGGCTTATCAGCGCGCCATCGAGATCGATCCGCATCTGACCCGTGCGCATTTCAATCTGGCCGTTGCGCTGGCGGGGCAGGGGCGGCTCGCCGAGGCCGAGGACGCTTATCGTGAAACGATCCTGCGCGATCCAGCGCATCGCGGCGCCTGGCTCAATCTCGGCAATGTGCTTGCTGATCAGAAGAAGCTCGACGAGGCCGTGATGGCCTATCGTCGTGCCCTCGAAGCGGACCCCGAGGATCCGGGCCTGCTTTGCAATCTCGGCGCTGCGCTCTACCGCAAGGGCGAGCTCGATGAGGCGATCGTACACTATCGCCGCGCGACGGCGCTCGATCCGGACAATCTTCCGGCGCTGCGGTTGCTCGGTCTCGTCCTGCACGAGGCGGGCCATCTGCATCAGGCGGCCGCGACTTACCAGCGGACCATCGCGCGCGATCCGGCTGATCATGTGATCGTCAGCAATCTTGGCGCCTGCCTGTGCGAGCTCGGACTTTTCGATGAGGCCATCGCAGCTTGCGAGCGGGCGCTGGAGCTGAACGCCGATCACGCGCCAGCCCACACCAATCTCGGCATCATCTTCGAGAAGCAGGGGCGTGTCGAAGCTGCCGTCGCCGCGCATCGCCGCGCCGTCGCCGCCGATCCCGCCTACGCCAAAGGCCATGCGAACCTCGCGGTGGCGCTGCGTAACGCCGGCGAAATCGACGAGGCGCTTGCCGCCTCGCACCAGGCCATCGCGCTCGATCCGGAGCAGCCGCTCGCGCAATACAACCACGCGCATTTCTTGCTGATGAACGGCGACTTCGCCAGCGGCCTTGAAGCCTATCAATGGCGGCGCAGGTGCAAGACCCTGTCTGACGGCGATCCGACCTTCAGTGAGCCGGAATGGCAGGGCGAGCCGCTTGACGGCCGCGTGCTTCTGCTGTTCGCCGAATACGGGCTCGGCGATGCCCTGCAATTCGTGCGCTATCTGCCGATGGTGGCCGCACAGGGGGGCACCATCATCCTCCAGGTCCAGCCGGCGCTCGTCTCGCTGCTGCGCACGATGGAGGGTGTCACCGTGATCGCGCGCGGCGAGCCGCTACCGCCGTTCGATGTGCAACTGCCGCTGATGAGCCTGCCGCGCGTGTTCGGCACGACGCTCGACACGATTCCTGCGGACGTGCCCTATCTGCATCCGGATCCCGCAAGGCTGTCGCGATGGCGCGCCGCGCTCGATGGCGTGAGCGCCCTGAAGGTAGGCGTGGTCTGGGCCGGCAATCCCAGGCACAAGGGCGACGCGCAGCGCTCTCTGCCGGCAGAAGACGTGTTGCCGCACCTGATCACGCCTGACGTGCAGCTCTACAGCTTGCAGAAGGAGCCGCGCGAGGCTGACGTCCCGGTGCTGGCGGCGCTTGGCACTGACATCATCGATCTCGCGCCAGCGCTCGGCGATTTCGCCGACACAGCCGCAGCGGTTGCGGCGCTGGATCTCGTCATCGCGGTTGACACGTCGGTTGCGCATCTCGCCGGCGCGCTCGGCCGCCCCGTCTGGATGCTGCTGCCTTACGCGCTCGACTGGCGCTGGCTGCGCGATCGGGAGGATAGCCCGTGGTATCCGACCATGCGGCTGTTCCGACAGCGCAGGCCGCGCGAATGGGACGACCCACTGATGCGGATGTCTGCCGCGCTGGCGGTTCTCGCCGCGAAACGCGCTGGCTAA
- a CDS encoding IS3 family transposase (programmed frameshift), with product MTKRSRRTHSPAFKAKVALAAVKGEKTLAELAQLFDVHPNQITTWKTQLLEGAAGVFGQDNGPAEAPVDLKALHAKIGELALENGFFVRRAHQGGPAERKAMIDRDHDLSVVRQAKVLNLARSTVYYEPRPVSAEDLVLMRRLDELHLDYPFAGARMLRSLLQREGMQIGRRHVATLMKRMGIEAIYRRPNTSKPAPGHKIYPYLLRGLKIERPNQVWAMDISYIPMRRGFVYLAAVVDVFSRRVLVHRVSITMETIFCVEALQEALAKHGRPEIFNTDQGSQFTSLDFTGVLLDANIAISMDGKGAWRDNVFVERLWRTVKYEEVYLRAYDSVLEARASISKYLAFYNRGRPHSSLDERTPDEAYFGAQTMVTAA from the exons ATGACGAAGAGGAGTCGCCGGACGCATTCTCCGGCATTCAAGGCAAAGGTGGCTTTGGCGGCCGTGAAGGGGGAGAAGACGTTGGCCGAGCTGGCGCAATTGTTTGATGTCCATCCGAACCAGATCACGACCTGGAAGACCCAACTCCTGGAAGGCGCCGCCGGAGTGTTTGGGCAGGACAACGGACCGGCCGAGGCGCCGGTCGATTTGAAGGCGTTACATGCCAAGATCGGCGAGCTTGCGTTGGAGAACG GATTTTTTGTCCGGCGCGCTCACCAAGGCGGGCCTGCTGAGCGCAAAGCGATGATCGACCGCGACCATGATCTGTCTGTCGTGCGCCAGGCGAAGGTCCTGAACCTTGCCCGCAGTACGGTTTACTATGAACCTCGGCCGGTTTCGGCCGAGGACCTTGTCTTGATGCGCCGGCTCGATGAGCTGCACCTCGATTATCCCTTCGCAGGGGCGCGCATGCTGCGATCGCTGTTGCAGCGTGAGGGCATGCAGATTGGCCGCCGCCACGTCGCGACGCTGATGAAGCGCATGGGGATCGAGGCGATCTATCGCCGTCCGAACACGAGCAAGCCCGCACCGGGCCACAAGATCTACCCGTACCTATTGCGCGGATTGAAGATCGAGCGGCCGAACCAGGTCTGGGCAATGGACATCAGCTACATTCCGATGCGACGTGGATTCGTCTACCTCGCGGCGGTCGTCGATGTGTTCAGCCGACGGGTGTTGGTCCATCGCGTATCGATCACGATGGAGACGATATTCTGCGTCGAAGCGCTCCAGGAGGCGTTGGCGAAGCACGGCAGGCCCGAGATCTTCAACACGGATCAGGGTAGCCAGTTCACCAGCCTCGACTTCACCGGCGTGCTGCTGGACGCGAACATCGCCATCAGCATGGACGGCAAGGGTGCCTGGCGCGACAACGTGTTCGTCGAGCGGCTGTGGCGCACTGTCAAATACGAGGAAGTCTATCTGCGTGCTTACGACAGCGTGCTCGAGGCGCGAGCATCGATTTCCAAATATCTGGCGTTCTACAACCGAGGACGTCCTCACTCGAGCCTTGACGAACGCACGCCCGACGAGGCTTACTTCGGCGCGCAAACGATGGTGACGGCCGCATGA
- a CDS encoding amidase, with protein sequence MSEFAEPALSPVELLDACLSRIATTNPAVNAVVTLDEPGARAAAKEAEAAILRGEDRGALHGLPVLLKDTQDTARLRTTYGSPLLRDHVPAADQASVARLRAAGAIIFGKTNTPEWAAGGNTRNPVFGATGNPFDPMRSAAGSSGGSAVALACGMAPLASGSDTGGSLRNPAGFAGIVGMRPSYGLVASEKRAFGWSNLSTDGPMARNVADTALMLSVMASDDARDPLAYTLPGEPLRGRAERWTAPHPGELGKLRVAFTEDFGFAPTEQAIRRVFRHRVGKLAPLFAECREATPDCSGADDAFAVLRAGLFLAMHGKNYKERPEMLGPNVRANVEEGLSYTLEDYARAATTQTRIYRAYQSFFEACDVLISPTITLSPRPWSELYPAEIDGAPTKSYFHWLALAYAVTLPGHPALSLPLGVDEAGLPFGLQIVGPRGGDAIVLSVAASIEAAFAGDPQLCRPIPDLARLAGAPPLSAAPGFLTWE encoded by the coding sequence CTGTCCGAATTTGCGGAGCCAGCTCTCTCTCCTGTCGAGCTGCTCGACGCCTGCCTCTCGCGCATCGCCACGACCAATCCCGCCGTGAACGCCGTCGTGACGCTGGACGAGCCGGGCGCACGCGCTGCGGCCAAGGAAGCCGAGGCCGCCATCCTGCGCGGCGAGGATCGTGGCGCCCTGCACGGCCTCCCGGTTCTCCTCAAGGACACCCAGGACACCGCCAGGCTGCGCACGACCTATGGCAGCCCTTTGCTCCGGGATCACGTTCCTGCCGCTGACCAGGCTTCCGTTGCGCGGCTGCGCGCGGCCGGTGCGATCATCTTCGGCAAGACCAACACCCCGGAATGGGCGGCGGGCGGGAACACCCGCAATCCGGTGTTCGGCGCGACCGGCAATCCCTTCGATCCCATGCGCTCGGCGGCCGGCTCCTCCGGAGGCTCTGCCGTGGCGCTCGCCTGCGGCATGGCCCCGCTCGCCTCGGGCTCAGACACCGGCGGCTCCCTGCGCAATCCGGCGGGCTTTGCCGGCATCGTCGGCATGCGTCCCTCCTACGGCCTCGTGGCGAGCGAAAAGCGCGCCTTCGGCTGGTCGAACCTGTCGACCGACGGGCCGATGGCGCGCAACGTCGCCGACACCGCGCTGATGCTGTCGGTGATGGCGAGCGACGACGCGCGCGATCCGCTCGCCTACACCCTGCCCGGGGAACCGTTACGCGGACGCGCTGAACGCTGGACCGCCCCACACCCTGGCGAGCTCGGCAAGCTGCGCGTCGCCTTCACCGAAGACTTTGGCTTCGCCCCGACCGAACAGGCGATCCGCCGCGTGTTCCGCCACCGCGTTGGCAAGCTTGCGCCGCTGTTTGCCGAATGCCGCGAGGCGACGCCGGATTGCTCCGGCGCCGACGATGCCTTCGCCGTACTGCGCGCAGGCCTGTTCCTTGCCATGCACGGCAAGAACTACAAGGAACGTCCCGAGATGCTCGGGCCGAACGTGAGGGCCAATGTCGAGGAAGGCCTGAGCTACACACTCGAAGACTACGCGCGTGCCGCGACGACGCAGACGCGGATCTATCGCGCCTATCAAAGCTTCTTCGAGGCTTGCGACGTGCTGATCAGCCCGACCATCACGCTGAGCCCGCGGCCCTGGTCGGAGCTCTATCCGGCGGAGATCGACGGCGCGCCAACCAAATCCTATTTCCACTGGCTTGCGCTCGCCTATGCCGTGACGCTTCCAGGCCATCCCGCGCTCAGCCTGCCGCTCGGCGTCGATGAAGCGGGCCTGCCCTTTGGCCTTCAGATCGTGGGCCCGCGCGGCGGCGACGCCATCGTGCTGTCGGTGGCCGCGAGCATCGAGGCCGCCTTTGCGGGCGACCCGCAGCTCTGCCGCCCGATCCCAGATCTGGCGCGGCTCGCCGGGGCGCCGCCGCTCTCGGCCGCGCCAGGCTTCCTCACCTGGGAATGA
- a CDS encoding FAD-binding oxidoreductase, producing MQSAIVLGGGMIGVSAALHLQRRGWSVTLIDRREPGRETSYGNAGMIQAEAVRPYPMPRDFATLLKIATGRTNDVRYSLASLHRHVEPLLRYWWHSAPKRHREASEAWARLIAYATAEHDVLIREAHADNLIRRAGYRMLHRDPAAFELAIKAAEQNQRDFGVKFRVLNGSELAKAEPIVRDDLPGAIHWLEPWTVSDPGALVAAYADLFERLGGHILLGDAQTLQQTSSGWSVQTDDGPIDAANVVVTLGPWSPDLLQKFGYRIPLVRKRGYHMHYSGGVSLDLPLHDPARGYAMAPMARGIRITTGAELTGPDATATPVQLASAEASARELLDLGGRVEPEPWYGTRPCTPDMLPVLGPAPRHRGLWMNFGHGHQGLTLGPATGRLLAEMMSGETPSIDPAPYRPERF from the coding sequence ATGCAAAGCGCAATCGTCCTTGGCGGTGGCATGATCGGCGTGAGCGCCGCGCTGCATCTGCAGCGGCGTGGCTGGTCGGTGACGCTCATCGACCGCAGGGAGCCGGGCCGCGAGACCAGCTACGGCAATGCCGGAATGATCCAGGCCGAGGCTGTGCGGCCTTATCCGATGCCGCGCGACTTTGCGACGCTCCTGAAGATCGCGACCGGCCGCACGAATGACGTTCGCTACAGCCTTGCGTCCCTGCACCGCCACGTCGAGCCCCTGCTCCGCTATTGGTGGCATTCGGCGCCGAAGCGGCATCGCGAGGCGAGCGAAGCATGGGCGCGCCTGATTGCCTATGCGACAGCGGAGCACGATGTCCTCATCCGCGAGGCTCACGCCGACAATCTCATCCGCCGCGCCGGCTATCGCATGCTGCATCGCGATCCCGCCGCATTCGAGCTCGCGATCAAGGCCGCGGAGCAAAACCAGCGCGACTTCGGCGTGAAGTTTCGTGTCCTGAACGGCAGCGAGCTCGCGAAGGCCGAACCGATCGTGCGCGATGATCTTCCGGGTGCCATTCACTGGCTGGAGCCATGGACCGTTTCGGATCCCGGCGCCTTGGTCGCCGCTTATGCCGACCTGTTCGAGCGCCTCGGCGGTCATATCCTTCTCGGCGATGCGCAGACGTTGCAGCAGACCTCGTCCGGCTGGTCCGTGCAAACCGACGACGGACCGATCGATGCCGCCAACGTCGTCGTCACGCTCGGACCGTGGTCACCCGACCTGTTGCAAAAATTCGGCTACCGCATTCCGCTGGTGCGCAAGCGCGGCTACCATATGCACTATAGCGGCGGCGTTTCGCTCGACCTTCCGCTGCACGATCCGGCAAGAGGCTATGCCATGGCGCCGATGGCCAGGGGCATCCGCATCACCACTGGCGCGGAGCTGACCGGGCCGGATGCGACGGCAACGCCCGTGCAACTCGCCAGCGCTGAGGCTTCCGCGCGAGAGCTGCTCGATCTCGGCGGCCGCGTCGAACCCGAGCCGTGGTACGGCACGCGGCCCTGCACGCCCGACATGTTGCCGGTGCTTGGGCCCGCGCCGCGCCATCGCGGTCTCTGGATGAATTTCGGCCACGGCCACCAGGGCTTGACGCTGGGACCCGCGACCGGCCGCTTGCTCGCGGAGATGATGAGCGGCGAAACGCCGTCGATCGATCCCGCGCCATACCGGCCGGAGCGTTTCTAG
- a CDS encoding MFS transporter has product MTELSQRKTGVVAFVLLYIAYCISYIDRAAISLALAQIGKDFNLQAADLGIVISAFFLGYAAMQVPGGWLSDRFGSKYVVIVTIVMWSLFTAFTSLAWSLTSLIAIRFIFGIAEGGFPPASIRAIAELFKKDSRPKMSALLLSSNYAGSMIAPLIMAPLILWLGWRHAFNTIGIAGLVFALVYFLFVPHLGRIGEAQANAATARPADRAPMRELMKNPLIWQLMVVWFGLSCVNKGLDSWMPLYLLQQRGLDLKTVGIVAPIPFVMATIATAIGGWVMTTFFAEREKYLLIGSSALTGIFLYAMYKAETIAMLITYQSVVYFFKSFVLASVVALPTKLLRDDQIGSGVGMVNLGGQSAGFVAPAAIGFIVTGTGSFDAAFGFLVAMTAMSVVVAATINTAQPKLAPRLA; this is encoded by the coding sequence ATGACTGAATTGTCGCAGCGGAAAACCGGGGTCGTCGCGTTCGTCCTGCTCTACATCGCCTACTGCATCTCCTATATCGACCGCGCAGCGATCTCGCTGGCGCTTGCGCAGATCGGCAAGGACTTCAATCTCCAGGCTGCCGATCTCGGCATCGTCATCAGCGCGTTCTTCCTCGGCTATGCCGCGATGCAGGTGCCGGGCGGATGGCTCTCCGACCGCTTCGGCTCGAAATATGTGGTGATCGTCACGATCGTGATGTGGTCGCTGTTCACGGCCTTCACGAGCCTTGCCTGGTCGCTGACGTCGCTGATCGCGATCCGCTTCATCTTCGGCATCGCCGAGGGCGGCTTTCCGCCGGCGAGCATTCGCGCCATCGCGGAGCTGTTCAAGAAGGACAGCCGGCCAAAAATGTCGGCGCTGCTGCTGTCGTCGAACTATGCCGGCAGCATGATCGCGCCGCTGATCATGGCGCCGCTGATCCTCTGGCTCGGCTGGCGCCACGCCTTCAACACGATCGGCATCGCCGGCCTCGTGTTCGCGCTCGTCTACTTCCTCTTCGTCCCGCATCTGGGGCGCATAGGCGAGGCCCAGGCGAACGCGGCGACGGCGAGGCCTGCGGACCGTGCGCCGATGCGCGAGCTGATGAAGAACCCGCTGATCTGGCAGTTGATGGTGGTGTGGTTCGGCCTCAGTTGCGTCAACAAGGGCCTGGATTCCTGGATGCCGCTCTACCTGCTCCAGCAGCGCGGGCTCGATCTCAAGACCGTCGGCATCGTGGCGCCGATCCCGTTCGTGATGGCGACGATCGCGACCGCGATCGGTGGCTGGGTGATGACGACGTTCTTCGCCGAGCGCGAAAAGTATCTGCTGATCGGCAGCTCCGCGTTGACCGGCATCTTCCTCTACGCCATGTACAAGGCGGAAACGATCGCGATGCTGATCACCTACCAGTCGGTGGTCTATTTCTTCAAATCCTTCGTGCTGGCCTCGGTGGTTGCGCTTCCGACCAAGCTGCTTCGCGACGACCAGATCGGATCGGGCGTCGGCATGGTCAATCTCGGCGGCCAGAGCGCGGGCTTCGTGGCGCCGGCGGCGATTGGCTTCATCGTGACCGGAACCGGATCGTTCGATGCGGCCTTCGGCTTCCTGGTGGCGATGACCGCGATGTCGGTCGTCGTCGCGGCGACCATCAACACGGCGCAACCCAAGCTCGCGCCGCGCCTGGCCTAA